The genomic DNA TAGCTGTTAAGATGCAGTGCAGTGCGGTGGTGACATGGTGTGGCGTGTTGCGGTGCTGAGCGCCCGGAGCAGTTCCGGGGCTCGACCCTCCGCTGCTGTTTGCTGGTTTGTAAGCTCACAGGTGTGGCAGATCGTCCATCCTCTTCTCGTTGTGATTTGtctccccccctccccctcattGTGCTGTACAGTTTCCCTCCCCTTCTACTCTCCCTCCCTAATATATCACCCTTGCTCGCTTTGAATTGGGTCACGTTTGACTCCTAATAAAGAGGTGGAAGGCAGTTGCAGCtgccaaatattttttttttttttttgtgcattgcattccTTGTAAGTCTCTGACATGTCTTGTAATTGCTGCAGGTGAATGCTAATAAACATCTTTGTTGTAgaagttgtttttctttatttaaaatttcatCAAAGACAAAATCCATTAAtacaatacataaaacaaattaTAAATCTTTATACCCAGGCGTTAAGCAAaagagcagtttatcttaactgaaccacagattttaggcagaaaaataagtaattccatttttattgtgcactagtatatatatatatagtaaatatGTACGGCAATGATAATATTAAAGCAATAAGTGGCaccagtccctgcaggatctttactttcaaTTCATAtgatattgtgacatttttatttaatttgtggaagagtgaggaaaattgcaggatttaaaATAACgagttattttaataatttgaggTTAAAAATGATTGCCATGTGATATAAGTGTGGGGGAATATGAATCCTGCTAagattgtagagtttcattgaatttgtatgATAATTGGGAGATAACTGaaatagttggtaatttactcaATGATTCATGGCTTGTCTGACTTTTTTGCTTGTCGCGGGCCAAGTTGGAtgatctaaagggccggatttggcccccgtacTTGAGTCTGACTCGCAAAACAAAATTTGCAATAACCTTAAGTGAATTCCACTGCACTTTCTTTCTTAATTTGTAGTTAAAGTCTGAATTAGATGTAGATTCAGTAAAAGAATTACAGTACATAAAAGTTCCTTAATCTTTAATGGGCCAAAGTTATCTGGGGattgaattatatattttaaaaagatatgTCAATGTAATACAATTTGATTAAATGGACACCACTGCATCAAGTAATCCTCTTTAAAGAAATGATAGTATTTTAGTGAGTAGTAGTACagttatttacatatttttcaaaaatagataGAGGAGgggggagagaaaaaaatggacgttttgatattattttgaaattaatttaacaGTTTCCGGGTACCCTTTGCAATGTGCAGTTGGACCCCGTCCTGTCTTGGCTCTGGTCCCGGTACGCGGTGTGCAGTCGGTGACCGTTTCTGGTGATGAGATTACGCCGGTGGCAAGGAGCCCATCTCCCGGGCACGTTGCAGTGCGCCCGTGCCGGTACACCTGACCTACGGTCCGGGTGGGGGGGCGGAGCCAGAGGATGTGACGTATCCCTGCGCGTCCACTCCGTGTTTGTTATTAGACCGTCACACATTCACTCTGAGCAGGTATGGCTGAGTGAACTCCTGCTGAGGAGGATTCGGGGACAGGTAAAACAGCCATGGACGTGACTCTCGTGCTTTCCGCCGTTATTTTCACGCTGCTCGCCATCGTAGTGGCGACGTCGCTGCTCAGCGACTCTTCCCCCGGAGCGGAGTCCGCCTCCAGGCTCTCCTTCTTCCGTTCCGCGGGGTCCGAGTCGATGCTAAACGGACACATACCGGAGcggacgaagaagaagaaggaggcgGAGGACTGGTGTGAGATGAGCGGCAGCGCCCACGACCACTGGGAGGTGGTGAAATCTGTGCAGTCAGTAAGTGGTCAGTGTTTAACGGTTTCAGGGAGTAATTATCTCCTAATCTGTCCGATGATCCGGGTCCAGTCCACTTTAAGGACCGGGGTCAGGGAATACTTAGAATGAATCATTAATAATTGATAATAACAAACACGCAGGAGTGGGAGGAGCTAAAGTTTAATCGTCACATTTGGAAAATGTCTACTAAAGCAATATAATCTTAATAATGCCTTGAAATACCAATTGTTGCTTtttaagaaatgttttaatataatCTCCTTAATTGacgcattgtttttttttaaactttattcaaaaacataaaacaaatactGCCATAATATACAAACATACAGAGGCAGAGTTAAACATTATCCAAAAATATTGAAGAGAACGCATAAATCAAATTGGCTTTCATATTAGTGGAGTGTTTAATTGGTTTTCATATCGGCATTTGTGAATATATCATTTAGTTAAAAGTATAATAAGGTTAATTATATAGAATTGTTTCTTTCTTACAGATGGATAGTCAA from Gouania willdenowi chromosome 19, fGouWil2.1, whole genome shotgun sequence includes the following:
- the mxra7 gene encoding matrix-remodeling-associated protein 7 isoform X2, with translation MDVTLVLSAVIFTLLAIVVATSLLSDSSPGAESASRLSFFRSAGSESMLNGHIPERTKKKKEAEDWCEMSGSAHDHWEVVKSVQSTEEATESPDFTDTLELDSNDSLKYVPGRARSHHLETMMSKEELEEEQRVQREQLAAIFQLLKDNKETFGDVSEGDMEEQLRLYSI